The following nucleotide sequence is from Diospyros lotus cultivar Yz01 chromosome 3, ASM1463336v1, whole genome shotgun sequence.
AAAGAGTTGTAATGCAAggtctataaaaaaaaaaaaaaggaaacagcCAACAAGTAGAAACCTAATGCTGTAGCAAGAACCAAAagtgtaacttttttttttttgttaacgtACAATCACAAGCGCTCACCACTGTTCGACCCTATAATTTTAACATAAGAGATAAATCAGGGAATCCAGCAGGTAGGTTTCAACCACTAGCATAATCGCAAACGTAAGGGCGacaagcatttttcatttttcagggTCGCTCTTTACCTGGGAAACTATCTCCTACCCAAGACTCAAACACAAAATTTGGGGCTCAAAAAATAACACCCTAGCACATTCTTCTTTTTGCCAATTAATCTACACCCGGGGGCACTAAAGGTGTAACTTTGACAACTGAGCACATGAATTTGACAACTGAAATTTAATGttgtttttcatatatatatatttatatgtatgtataattctTGGTGAAAAGCATGGAAAGGGATCTTAAAGAAATTAGCTTAATTTAGGAaagtagaaaaattaattttaatgtacATTAATTGAACTTTAACTAGAACATCACtttatagtttaattttgaTGTACAGCAAAGAGGTTTTCTAACACAAATAGGCATTAAAATGTAAGTAATTATACATCATTGTTTGATTGTTTAACTAAGCATGAAGCATGACCCTCACCCTTTAGAACATCACTTTATACCCCTAGAGGTatataccccccccccccccaaaaaaaaaagaaagtttttatttatttattttttgctagaCTCTCAATATAttgaacccaaaaaaaaaaaaaaatagagatgatATGTATAGTTAATCCTCTCTGCATAACTAAATGTCTCATGCATGCATAGCCAATGGATCTACTTGACAAACATTGCCAACTTGTATAGGAGGTTTCCAGCTAGCTAGCAACTTATATTTGGTTTGTTTGTGAATTGATTAGATAAAAGTTCAAACCTaacaaactaaaaattgaaaaaatcaaattggacatgccaaaaagtgagaaaaaaaaattgaactcgATTGAAACAAGTGAAAACTAACcgaaaaaccaaaaaattgagAATTGAAAAAACCAAccaaattgaaaaatcaaacagacttgaaatatttgaaaaacaaaaaaaaaacccagaaaaaaccaaaataacttGTTTGTGATTAAATATAGAACTTGTATAATAGTTATtactattataatatatatagttataagtTTCAATATGAAGTCGGGGGTTCAACCACCCCCATTACTACTCCTGGGGTTCATCCACGCCCACTGCTATCACTGAAAACTGTCTCATGATATATCTACTGGGGTTCTTCGTAAGTATTCCTTATCTACTAATCATTTTTAACTTCAGCATAGAGAGTTTTATTTTAGCATATGAGTTCACATATTAATGTGTGCTTCAACATGTTTGATAACAATTTGTGCAAACGAGATATTTTATGAATAATTCAAAGCAAATTTGAGAAGTTGTACCCTAGTTGATAAAAGACAAATCCTGTTGTCAAAGATCTGTTATTTAACGAGTTTAAGGTAAAGTAGTTATTGtgtctttttttcttcaacattagagtgtattaaaatacattaattatcCCAGACCTACTTACTTAGgaacattaagaatattttccttAATAAGGCTTTTTagattttgttatattaaatatatatttcaaggaacataaatattttggaatggtgtgttcattcaaatatataatgacGTTTGTTTATAAGTTTAGAAACCAAACAATTAATGAAACATAATtggatttaattgaaataacatGCTGAGCAAtagctttaaaataataaatcacataGTTGTcattcaaatttattaattgtacTTCCTATTAAAATAACAGAAGAAATGATCTTGGGGGAGGTAActagaaaatcaaataaggataaaatttgaGAAGACAGTATATGACTGACATCTTGTTTTGCGTAATGAGGGATTTAACAAAGAAGCCAACTTGGATGTGTCCtacaatatttgaaatattaaaggAGTATTGGAATATTCCACAATTTAAGGACAAGTTAAAAAGGGTGAAGATGAATAAAGCCTTAGATGTTGGAGGTAATATGCATACGTGTAATTCTATATCTATATCCGAGCATAGAAAGAGAgtagtaatattttatattttttaatatttttattttatttaaatacttttttaaaataagtatggttccatgaacatttttttttcccattgcAGTTTAGGCAATTTGGTCGCCCACCCACACAGACTAAGTTATTCCTCGCtacacacaaaaagaaaagataattcGAGATTCGAGAGGTTTTAGAATACTTATATAAGTATAGAGCAGTTGTGTTTCATTATATCTTATTATGCTTAAGTCGTATTTTGATAATATAACTTATTCCATGTATCAATTATGATTGCAGGTTGATTTTCAGACGCTGCAACAAGATGCATCTTCATAGGCATTGGCAGTTAGTCCACCAGAGGGTAGTGATGTTAGCCAACCCTTGCAACCAGCTATTGACGAGACATCATTATGGTTGGAGGTcataggaggaagaagaaaagttgCGTGTATGGGATGGGATTAGAAGTTCATGTCATCCCTAGTTCCGTCACCATTGATGTCGCCATTGTCATCGTCGTTCTCAAATTCGACAAGTTGTTAAAGAAGCTATAAAACCCTTGGACCATCGCTTATCAGTCCTAAAAGGTAAATTGTAGGATAGTTCATTGCCATTGCCCTTGAATCCTTCGGATCATTAGGAAGATTCGTCATTGGAcgatatgtattattattaataaacgATGtgcattattattaatattgatgGATTTATTGTAATGAATTTACATTtatgcatgattttttttttcagtttgtATATTGTGTCTAtcaagtttaattttaaaattttggaagaaaaaaattatttttttcattaaatttaaaattgagatagatttctaattttatttgtttaattaaatttaaatttgaaatgaatttaGAGAAggattttaaatttgttttaaaattcgTCTTAAATGGGAGACAAAAAATCCGTCTAAAAATCTGTTTCAAATTTTAGACagaaaaattcgtctcaaattttgtttcaaaatctgtctcaaattagagacagaaaaaatatgtttttaaatccctctcaaaatctgtctcaaattagagacgaaaaaaattcgtttaaaaatctatctcaaattatagacgaaaaaatccatctcaaattacaaacaaaaaaatatgtttaaaaatccgtctcaaattagagacgaaaaaaatccacctcaaaatccatctcaaatccGTTTCAAATTTTACTAGCAGTGTTTCTCCAACGgctcaaaatccatctcaaactaaaaattcgtctcaaatctACTGTTTTCTTGTAATGGTCGAAAGAGTCTTTGAGGTGCTCTGGATGACAGCAAAGTCTTCAGGTAACTCAAAGCAGAAGGTGTGACCCGTAAAGACCACCACTATTTATAGTTGTGTCTTCGGAAGATGAATCGTCATGTTATCATTATGCACGTGTGAGCTTAGTCATCTAAAGATGTCTTCCGATAACTCAAGCCAATGTAAATTTTCTCTAAGCCTAGCCAATCCGCATTCTTATCTTTGGGAAACTTAGCATCCAAAAACTTTATATTTTTCCCTTTGCCTTGTAGCTAAAGGCAAGAGTGGGGAGCCATTGTTATGGGATAACCTAGCAAAACCCAACCAAAACTCAAAGAAATATCAAAGAAGCCGAAGACTCGAAAGACCCCGAAGAAGTCTTCCAAGCATAAGTCATCTGATAACTTCGAGGAGTCTTTGGGGTAGGAATTCCCTTGAAATGCCATTCATCCCCAAAACTCTCCTCAACGAGTCTTTAAGGCCAGACCTTGAATCTTTGAAGACCCGATGATTTTTCAGGGTCTTCGGGGGAGTTTCATCTAAAAGATACTTTTTGGGGTATCCCATCCCCAAAGGTTCCTTTAGACCATCCAGCCTAATCTACATGCTTTTTGCTCAAAGAGTCGATCTAAGCCACATGTCTTGCATTGTCACGTGGCCCAGCCATCAAAGCTTGCAAATAACCCCTAGGTTCGCACCCTAGGGATCTAGATCTAGCAATCGAAGACCCAAACTTAATACTTCATATCCAAACCCATTTATAGGCACCCATATCAAGACACACATCCGAAGACTCAAGCACACATAACCCATACTCATTCTACCTTCTGCATCATGACATTGTTTGACTTTGGCATTGGAGGGCTAGCATGAGAGAGTTCTCTGTGTGCCTTCTAACTATTTTTTTGCCATAGATATCCTGAAAACTCATCTAGAGACAACAAGGCATATTACTTCCCCGAGACTCTTCCAACTCTCTCGGAGCCTATCCATCCAAAGACCCCAGCCTTTACGGCCCCACTCTCTCGAAGACTCTTTTGACAGTCAATCTTTCGAAGATCCAATGCATCCCTTCATTATCTTAGATAGCAGATTGAGCCAATTCCCAGCCATATGCTTGCTAGTTCTGTTCATTAGAACAAACTTTGATTCGTCCacattcttattcttattaggttttatcaaaatttttaaaataaataaatttaattattatatttcgacAACAATTATCATAATGGGCAACAGCTAGCATATATATTAccatcaattatatttttaagtggtGCACGTCAAATGTTAGGCACCAAGCACTAGGCAGAGTCAATTGGGGTAAAGCGATTGGTTGGTTTTTGACATTTTCTGGtactccacacacacacataataagtaatattaaaataaataagcaaaccAACTTGATGTGCTTCACTCATCATCAGTGGGTGACGCGAGGAAATGAACCGTGGGATGGGTCAAAGAGTCTCAATAAAACAAGATCGAATACAAGAATGGCATCAAGACGAGATTTAACAAGTATtttaacaagaaaacaaaacttgtattttaattgctttatataaaaatagtaataacATTAATGTATTCTTTTCAAGTATAAatgattttcatataatttataggtgactttttatatatttatatatatatatatatatatatatgaagtcgGTACAAAAATTCTCAATGAAAAAACCACATTGGAACGGAAGGAACTGAATTCTTCGCAAGTACCTGATGTGAACTGAACAAATTCTCAGTTAAATGATGTATGCTTTAAACTACGTCGTTTAGATAAGAAGCTGCTTTTGCTTTGATGGCGACGGGACTGTGCGGAGACAAAGAAAAGTTCCCGAAAAGATACGAAGAGAAAGCCCCATTTACCAAGTTCCTGACCGCCGCCTCTGCCACGGCAGTTCTTGCTGGAACAGAAACGGACATTTGGCAAGGTTTGTCACGATGAAACGTCAGGCTCAATCTCAGGCTCCCATGGCCTGGCCATGTCTTTACTAATTAAGCTATGAAATATTTGGCAAAGTTTCTCATGATGatcgcttcttcttcttcttacctCATGTGCAAGCCCAAGAAGAAGACCGCTACTGCTCAAGCGATCCAACCCCAAAAATCTACTACTTCTCGGTCCTCCAGAGGAAGCTCCGCCGCCGCTGCCGATCGATCGTCCAGCACCAACAAGACCACCGGCTCCGGCGCCTATTTCGACGACTCTTGGCAGTCTTCTTCAATAAATCTGAGCCCGGGTTCGTTGCCAAGCCTCCGAGAAACCTTGCCGGAGAACCCTCACATATACGACTTCTCAGAAATCTGCTCCGCCACGGGCAATTTGTCCGCCAAAAagttctcctcctcctcctcttccgcTTCTTGGCGCTGCGTGCTTCGCGGCAACGACGTCCTCGTCTTCCAGAGGAAGCTTCTCTGCCCGATTTCCACCGACCATCTCCGCGAACGCCTCTCCTTGATCTGCAAGGGCCACCACGCCAGCTTGATCAAGCTTCGCGGCGCTTCCGTTTCTGGAAACTACATTTACCTTGTCTATGACTATGTTCACGGTGCTAACCTCGCCGATTGCCTGAGAAACCCTAGAAACCCCAACTTTACCGTTCTTTCCAATTGGATGTCCCGAATGCAGATCGCCAGCGATCTGGCTCACGGCCTTGACTATATCCACCATAGTACGGGTCTCAGTTCCAGATTCGTCCATAATCACATCGAGAGCTCGAGCATCATCGTGACGGAGGAACCGCCGACGTCTCTGAACGCCAGAATCTGCCATTTCGGGACGGCGGAGCTGTGCGGCGAGATTGCCATCAACGATGAGAAAGCGAAAGTTCTGAAGAGATCGGACAGCCGGAAGATGAAATTGGAGGGAACGAGAGGGTACATGTCGCCGGAGTTCCAGTCCACCGGAATCGCAACGCAGAAGACGGACGTTTACGCGTTCGGGGTTGTGATCCTGGAGCTGCTGTCCGGGGAAGAGCCTATCAAGTACAGGTTTGAGGATGAAGGGGGCGGGGGTTACAAGAGGATTTCGGTGTTGGAGACGGCGATAGAGGCGATGGCGGAAGGCGGCGGGGGGAGGTTAAGGAGGTGGATAGACAAGAGGCTCAAGGACTCCTACCCGGTGGACGTGGCGGAGGAGATGACGCGTGTGGGCCTCGACTGCGTGGAGTCGGATCCGAATAGGAGGCCCGACATGGGCTCCGTTGCGGGTCGGATCTCCAAGCTCTATTTGGATTCGGAGAATTGGGCACAGACGATAGGCGTACCCGCTGACTTCAGCTTCTCATTGGGCCCACGCTGACATTTTAATATCTACATCTGTAGTCTATTCACCGGAGATTTGAGAAGcccctttctttttatttattttttattcacacATGAATgagttgataattttttttcttttcttttaattttaatttataaaaaaaatacagcaGAATTAGATTGTTTCTGATGAATAATAATGATACtttttaatagttaaatttttttattactttttcaGACTGAAATGAAggtctatttttttttggataagcAAGATTATATTGAGATCTAAAGAGAGGATAACTGATATTTATAATGCTCAAATTAGAGGTTATTAGTTGGACTCGTTCCTATTTGATGATGCCGGACTATCACTTAAGTTTTGTCTCGAATTGAATACATGTAAGGGTGGGGGGTTTTATCTCTTGAGAGAAttctgatacttaagttagtaagaaaaaatgtgaataaatacaaaaagtttttttttttttttttgtgtgtgtgtctccTTATACTTTTAAGAATTCaatcctatttatagatgaagTGGAGTGACATCCAAAGTAGAGTTTGGTCATTGGATTGAGATTCTCAAATAGTTGGAGAGATTTTTAAGATAGTAGAGTGAGATTTATGGTTAACGAAGTCCAGGTAATAGATAAGATCTACTTAAATCTTTCATGTCAACAAGTCATCAAGATCTAAATCTAGGTTAAGACGAATTCACGTCGAGTTAGATCTTAGGGATAGGCAGGAATCCTAAGTGAAAACACACGATGAATTCATATTGGCTTTTCTTGACACACGTGACTCATGGTGATTGATGGGGatgttgaatttgattttgagaatgtATTGATAATGAGAATTCAAATATGAAACTTTAACGAGCCTTCTCAATTTTCTATTAAATACTTGAGTGATGTAAGTTTCAATAGAATTAACCGTAATATGCTACTCTAGGTAATATGTTACTCTAGGtttttgttgttgctaaaaatacaataattatattttttttctaggaTCAACCAAAGTAGAGTCTTTCATTGAAGCTGAGGGTTTGAGATGTTATGGTCGAGGCCAATCAGGCTTGAATTGGGTTAGAGTTGCAGTCCCAGAAGGCCAAAACAATTGGAGTCTGAATGGGTCTTTGGGGAGATGTGCCTTCGAGGAGCACAATGTTACCTTAGCCTGCAAGCACAAAGAAGGTCCAAAAGGCATGCAGGAGGCTCCCTAACGTGAGCActtcgatgcctaagttagacaATACTCCAAGAAGTATGAGAAATGTACAAGTGTCCACTAAATCGAGTCAGAGTTGGTGTAACGACCCACTCCCAAAGACCCCATAAGCAAGGAATTCAAGAGAGAGCGTTAGAAGaatggaaacaaaaataataactcTATAAGGATATTCAATTCACTACAAGAGTTTCGATTTTTTTCGACGGTGAAAAAATTGccgaaaaaagtaaaaaaactgTCGGTAAAAGTTTTACCGGCGGTATTTATAATCGTCGAAAATACCTTCGTTGGAAAAGCTTGCTGGCGGTTGAAAATCGCCGGAAAAGACTATTTACCGGTGGTTTATAAAAACTGTCGGTAAAACTAATCATTATCGGCGGTATAAATAGTCTTTTTtcggcaattttaaaaaatcgctaGCAAAGTTTTTACTTTTACTGGCAGTTTAAATCGCCGGGAAAAGTATTTGCTTGTGGTTAAAAAGCCGCCAGCAAAAGTAAAAACTTTGCcagcgattttttaaaaccgccggcaaagtaATAACTTTGCCGGTGAATTTCAGAAACTGCCGGCAAAACACCAAAAAACCACCGGcaatttgaaaaaacaaaatttttaaaaactatataaCAACCAATAATAACCTATATAATAATCAATAACTTGTATAACAATCAATAATAACCTGTATAACAAAAAAtcaccaacaattttaaaagattcacctGCTACACACAATAAGTATAACAAttgtatataataaatttatttaagtgCAACACATTTGATCATTTAGAAAGATCGATCTTGTCTCGTCTCATTACATAATACCATTCAAAAGCACATACAACtcaaccctaaactaaaacatgtccaaaTGACCTCAAATAACCCTTGATTACGCCACAATGCCATtctccaaccaaaattgcatatcataatTTTTTGATCTGCATTGGaaaataataaatctatttaaatatgtacattaactatgaaattgcataaaacatgtcCAAAATTGCATAACAATTGTATACAACTGTATACAAAAACACTTCCATCAGAGACCCTCCATGGTATCGTAGTTTTACTGTTATTAGCATCCCTCAAGACACGCATCCCAGAAAATTGTCGAGGTAATGAATATAAAGGCTTTAGCACTTtctgaatactaatttcaacaaactCATTACCTAACTTTACTCCCCCTACAGACTTGGTCAGATCAATGGACACAATAATTGCCTTAGCAACAACGTGGCGAGGTATTCGTCcattcatcaagtgaacaaattcacCAATATGTGTTTTAACAAGCGTGAATGATTTTGAagtatattttacatttcagtaAATTAACTATTTGATAGCGAATTACCTCTAAATGATGACCACATTCTAGTGTCGATAATCTAGTGCATTCAGCTTCAGGTGATGGTGTGCTTGCATGTGCGACAAAAATACTAGCATGTGAGGatggctatatttcaaaatagtttagttaatatatatggTAACATGCAATTTTAAATCATGAAATGCACTAATGGAACGACATACCTGTATCGGTTGTGGTGTATTGTCTGGAGCCGGTGGTGTATGTCCCATTGCCTCAAGTATTGAATGAACTTGCATTTaaacttgactttggatttgagcttgaaatttttcttctagctcGGCAGTAATTTGCACACGCATTTGGTCATACTGCTCTGGCGAATCTAGGGTTTGTTCATCATCAGGTATTTGTGACaacctttcatccatttgttcttgaagaaacatttcacaagttagttacataagttgacaagtaaaaaaaaaatatatatatctacaactttcaaattttagaaaaacatacgattatatatgaagatgcagagtctactatctctcccctctttttggtgtgtgtctttttaaaaagcttgattctatctggctcatctccactttcaatagtcatataaaaacatatataagagatgaaatatattaaatgtttaaagtttaggcattactaattaaattataactaaTATCCATTCTATTCTTACTTGGTGCCTAACCTGAGGAGGTGATCGCCTACCGCTGGTGTGAcccatcttttgcttatctTGATTGGCACGATTTGTCGTACTACATTCCTActtgtaatatgatattagaactAGGTATAGAGAATTCATCTGATATATCTAccatacataaatcatacatacctaTGCTTGGTCACATCCCTAATACTCCACAAGAACCTTCCACTGTTCTGGGTTCACCCCAAGCGGTATTTTCGACAGACGAGCCACATCTGTCTCATGGCAATCATAATGCCTCTTCAAGGTGGCTTTGTACTCTCTCCAATTCTTGAAAGCATGTTGCAAGAAAATTGATCTTCATGTTGTGGGTACATCAGTGTTATCCTGCAATGATACTCTTATtagagtataaaagtttaggCTCAGATAGCTAAGAATTAGAGATGTTATTTACTCACCAAGACCACTTGCTAGATGCGCTCCTTATATGGTTCCATCCCCGGTGACCTCCAATCAGTAAATGTAAAAGGAGCAATACTCCTCACCATCACACCTAGTTGGGTTTCCAACTTAGTTGCCATCTCCCCAACTGGTTGTCCTTTagcatcaaattcaatatgaatcttttcctttccccactttgaaatttgtcttgatattcctcttcctttcttggcTGTAGATGACATGGAGCTTATACTTGCTAAAACATAATAACACAATAAATTCACATTGAATTAGGAAAGAatagtaatttattattgttcatataaatttttggtatttacgTTGCTGACTATGTGAGTCTTGGgggttggattgtgagtggatcaAGTCCTCTTCAGGACACTGGGGATGTGATGGGACTAAGTTTGGGGTTGGATGATGGGATGGAACTGATTGTGAATCATTGTGGTGTGAATCTATACTACGTGACATGGATCCAATTGGCCAATGAGTCTACCTCTTAGGTGCCATCAGTGTAATTGCCTATTATTGATTTGATTGTAAAAAACAATTTGTTAGCATATCAATTtaggttaaacaaaaataacatatcaaaacataaaaaactaaaaacataaacatatatacataccatattattaaatattatgcaagGAAGACATAACTTGAGTATGAAACGAAGAAGGagaggaacttgccttgatATTTTCCTTGGATGAATGATTCGAAGAAGCAACCCGCGTGAGATCTAAAAATCCCCAccttcttgaagctccaaaattagaaagaaaaagaaggaagaatgagagaatgagaagaagaaaaagaaagaagaagaagaatggaggaGAAAGCTTACACGCCAAGCTCAATTTGGCCACCTGctccatttttttctcttattcctTTCCTGTTTTACTTCTCACTTTATACattcacatatatatgtacatatatatccATCTCCTTtatataattacaattaatataatataaatgaatatatatatatacatggtaTCGCAATTCCCAATTCCATCTTcctaattttgacttttccaccATTTCTCACAACCCCTTTCTTTGACTGTTCAACCCCTCCCCCCCCACACCATACTTTGATTATTCAACACAACACTTCTCaattattttgacttttcaactttaTTCTTCTTGACTTACACACACATAATTTTCCCTTTCATACTTTTGACTCCCTTTTcatcacataaaatattttcaacacattactcaattaattacACTATATAACACACATGAAAATAACGACAAAATAATCTACACCCATTAATGGATCGTTATAATTTCTCCCCCTCTTAACAGAATTGGGTCCTCTAAATTCGTACCTGATTAATCAAACAATTGAGGGTAGAGACGCCTCATCCTTTCTTTtagctcccaagtagcttcGTCCAAAGAATGACGTTGCCACTAGACTTTTACAAAAGGGATGGATCGATTCCTCAACACCTTATCTTTTCGCTTCAAAATGCCAACAGGTAACTCCTCTTACGATGCATCCTCTCTGACCTCAAcaatttgatcatcaatgaaatGCTGAGGACCTAACACATACTTCCTTAACATCGATATATGGAAGACATTATGAACATTGTAAAGCTGAGAAGGCAAAGCTAACTGATAGGCTAAGGACCCAATCCGTTCTAATATCTGAAAAGGTCCAACATAACATGGGTTAAGCTTTCTTAAGACTCAAAATCTGCGTAAACCCTTAATGGGTATTACTCTCAACCACACATGGTCTCCAATAGAAAACTCTAAGTCACGTCGCTGTCTATCTGCATAACTTTTATGTCTATCTTGGGTCATTTTCATTTGGGCCTTAATGGTTCAAATTTTCTTCGACGTCTGCTCAATGACTTCTGGTCCCAATAATGGTCTGTCTCCAATCTCATAACGACCCGTTTCAGGGTACCTATGCAATGTGTGGTCAtggaataattattttatttggatgataattttaaagaattaaatgtgATATTATAGGTGATTGTCAAAGGTAGTGAAAATACTGAAAGGTCAAAAAGGTGATTTGAGA
It contains:
- the LOC127796440 gene encoding lysM domain receptor-like kinase 3, which translates into the protein MKYLAKFLMMIASSSSYLMCKPKKKTATAQAIQPQKSTTSRSSRGSSAAAADRSSSTNKTTGSGAYFDDSWQSSSINLSPGSLPSLRETLPENPHIYDFSEICSATGNLSAKKFSSSSSSASWRCVLRGNDVLVFQRKLLCPISTDHLRERLSLICKGHHASLIKLRGASVSGNYIYLVYDYVHGANLADCLRNPRNPNFTVLSNWMSRMQIASDLAHGLDYIHHSTGLSSRFVHNHIESSSIIVTEEPPTSLNARICHFGTAELCGEIAINDEKAKVLKRSDSRKMKLEGTRGYMSPEFQSTGIATQKTDVYAFGVVILELLSGEEPIKYRFEDEGGGGYKRISVLETAIEAMAEGGGGRLRRWIDKRLKDSYPVDVAEEMTRVGLDCVESDPNRRPDMGSVAGRISKLYLDSENWAQTIGVPADFSFSLGPR